A window of the Candidatus Nitrosotalea okcheonensis genome harbors these coding sequences:
- a CDS encoding TldD/PmbA family protein — MSYCDDILARSRTLHLDECEVVSIQKKITTVRITDSEIAEIKQNQENSVAVRVIDKKRIISGMTSGDEKNFLERVLETRMFVKPKNFWKTLPFPSKFSQVKKTYDPRLENITGHAAADMANEMINASTHKYITRISGSLNIVSEKFHVMNTNGIDCSDDATFISATINTDSQTGDQPVSGIGASCTRTLDDFSAHGIGNDSREMCIGSTNPKKIEPDSYDIIFEPYAFGELLAFVVSANFGLKTYSEKRSCFSDRLGNKVSSENFTLSDDPHSPEGIGSKSFDDEGTPTVPQFFIKSGIFSGLYSDSFEAFKNGKISSGNAARPGSPMGRQATPLPVPRTHNIKVTEGDFSKDEIVKNTKKGILVGRLWYTYPVNPEQGDFSCTARSGIKIIENGVASPARPVRIVHNIKTLLQNISAVGDDSKNILQWGSIPAITPTIRADSIQASPL; from the coding sequence TTGTCATATTGTGATGACATACTTGCAAGGTCAAGGACACTTCATCTAGATGAATGTGAAGTAGTATCAATACAAAAAAAGATCACAACAGTGAGAATAACAGATTCAGAGATTGCAGAGATAAAACAAAACCAAGAAAATTCCGTTGCAGTGCGTGTTATTGACAAAAAAAGAATAATTTCCGGCATGACCTCAGGTGATGAAAAAAATTTCTTGGAGAGAGTTTTGGAGACAAGAATGTTTGTAAAACCAAAGAATTTTTGGAAGACATTACCTTTTCCATCAAAGTTTTCCCAAGTGAAAAAAACATACGACCCTAGACTTGAGAACATTACAGGTCATGCCGCAGCAGACATGGCAAACGAAATGATAAATGCTTCAACTCACAAGTACATCACAAGAATATCAGGCTCTCTAAATATTGTCTCAGAAAAGTTTCATGTGATGAACACAAACGGGATAGACTGTTCAGATGATGCCACATTCATATCTGCAACAATCAATACAGATTCCCAGACAGGAGACCAGCCTGTCAGCGGCATCGGTGCATCTTGTACAAGAACACTGGACGATTTTTCTGCACATGGCATCGGTAACGACTCGCGTGAAATGTGCATAGGATCAACCAACCCAAAAAAAATCGAGCCAGACTCGTATGACATCATCTTTGAGCCTTATGCGTTTGGCGAACTGTTAGCATTTGTAGTCTCTGCAAACTTTGGCCTAAAGACATATTCTGAAAAACGAAGTTGTTTTTCAGACAGGCTTGGAAACAAGGTCTCAAGCGAGAATTTTACCTTATCAGACGATCCCCACAGCCCAGAGGGTATTGGCAGCAAGTCATTTGATGACGAGGGAACTCCAACTGTTCCACAGTTTTTCATAAAGTCAGGCATATTCTCAGGACTTTATTCAGATTCTTTTGAGGCATTCAAGAATGGAAAAATTTCCAGTGGAAATGCTGCAAGACCTGGCTCCCCGATGGGAAGACAAGCCACACCGCTGCCCGTCCCGCGCACCCACAACATCAAGGTTACGGAGGGAGATTTTTCAAAAGATGAGATTGTAAAAAACACAAAAAAAGGCATCTTGGTTGGCAGGCTTTGGTACACATACCCAGTAAATCCCGAGCAGGGAGATTTTTCATGTACCGCACGAAGTGGGATAAAAATAATTGAAAACGGCGTGGCAAGCCCTGCAAGACCTGTCAGAATAGTTCACAACATCAAAACATTATTGCAAAACATTTCTGCAGTTGGAGATGATTCAAAAAACATTCTCCAGTGGGGCTCGATTCCTGCCATAACTCCCACTATAAGGGCTGATTCCATCCAAGCATCCCCGCTCTAA
- a CDS encoding sodium:calcium antiporter — MADNILFLFGWLGELVFASWLLSSGAEHLAERWGGRFVGRTLLSIATTLPEIGIVVAAAKDGSYGTAIGSALGSNLLMMTLGLAIMLIIATTRLSKAPQKFIDVKEFKLDKIFLVITAVVGALLFIDGYTVLDGIVFAVLFSVYLLIAFSEMKKERQAPLEKDLHDTQVKSKKHFTRAMVLFVAGTAGIFVGAEPFVHALEGVSVDLGVSVVVLAVIVSPIAGEMPEKISMILLARKGASGASIAVANVLGSKILNNTLLLSVAIFAAMSYQGFTAKIQNTPLLENQMILVTVITIVALIPMFKNKLGLKSGIMLLVLYAVGIGMQFILPSL; from the coding sequence TTGGCAGATAATATTTTGTTTCTGTTTGGCTGGCTGGGCGAACTTGTCTTTGCAAGCTGGCTCTTGTCATCAGGCGCAGAACATCTTGCGGAAAGATGGGGCGGGAGATTTGTTGGAAGGACGTTGCTTAGCATTGCAACAACATTGCCTGAGATAGGAATTGTTGTTGCCGCTGCAAAGGATGGCTCGTATGGTACTGCAATTGGCTCTGCACTTGGAAGCAACCTGCTCATGATGACACTTGGTCTTGCAATAATGTTGATAATTGCAACAACCCGACTCTCAAAGGCTCCACAAAAATTCATTGATGTCAAAGAGTTCAAGCTTGACAAGATATTTCTTGTAATAACAGCTGTTGTTGGTGCCTTGTTGTTCATTGATGGTTATACTGTTCTTGACGGAATAGTATTCGCTGTACTATTTTCAGTATATCTCTTGATTGCTTTTAGTGAAATGAAGAAGGAGAGGCAGGCACCACTTGAAAAAGACCTCCATGATACTCAAGTCAAGTCAAAAAAGCACTTTACAAGGGCAATGGTTCTTTTTGTTGCAGGAACTGCTGGGATATTTGTGGGGGCTGAACCCTTTGTGCATGCATTAGAAGGTGTCTCAGTTGACCTTGGCGTCTCGGTAGTAGTACTTGCAGTAATTGTCAGTCCAATTGCAGGCGAGATGCCTGAGAAAATATCGATGATACTGCTTGCAAGAAAGGGTGCAAGTGGGGCATCTATTGCAGTTGCAAATGTTCTGGGCTCAAAGATTCTAAACAATACATTGCTCCTTTCTGTTGCAATCTTTGCTGCAATGAGTTACCAGGGGTTTACTGCAAAGATCCAAAACACGCCGCTACTTGAAAACCAGATGATACTTGTCACGGTAATCACTATAGTTGCACTGATTCCAATGTTCAAAAACAAGCTTGGTCTCAAGTCTGGCATCATGCTGCTTGTACTGTATGCAGTAGGAATTGGCATGCAGTTTATTTTGCCCAGTCTTTAG
- a CDS encoding Lrp/AsnC ligand binding domain-containing protein: MHSAFVLINAELGKELTIVDEIKKLPHVKEVYPVYGVYDVLMVLESESMETLREMITTQVRKLEGIKSTLTMIIVKD; encoded by the coding sequence ATGCACAGCGCATTTGTTTTGATAAATGCAGAACTTGGAAAAGAGCTTACTATTGTAGACGAGATAAAAAAACTTCCACATGTAAAAGAAGTTTATCCTGTATACGGCGTATATGACGTGCTGATGGTGCTAGAGTCTGAATCAATGGAAACACTGAGGGAGATGATAACAACACAGGTGAGAAAACTGGAAGGAATCAAATCCACTCTTACCATGATCATAGTCAAAGACTAG
- the purM gene encoding phosphoribosylformylglycinamidine cyclo-ligase — protein sequence MTITYKDAGVDIKKIKQSQQSIGNLIASTHGLQKKAKTMSGFGHYAGIVEIARGTLLATHTDGVGTKVMIAQMMKKYDTVGIDCIAMNVNDIICTGAVPISFVDYIAANRNDQKIFNQIVRGLVNGAKEAQVPIVGGETAILPDLIAGKNFSFDLAGMVVGILKKNEMILGDKIKTGDSIIGINSSGLHSNGYSLARKALFSKYSIRDKIKGVGVLGDALLAPTEIYVKPVLQSIKECKIHGLAHITGGAFTKLLRLKKTGFLLDSLPEVPQIFQQIQNQGVKREEMYKTFNMGIGFCLVTPSDEVEKIIKVFKKHGFAGSQIGKITDKKGVYIDKLKIA from the coding sequence TTGACAATAACTTACAAGGATGCGGGCGTTGACATTAAAAAAATAAAGCAGAGCCAGCAAAGCATTGGAAATCTAATTGCATCAACCCACGGGCTGCAAAAAAAAGCAAAGACAATGTCTGGGTTTGGCCACTATGCAGGAATTGTAGAGATAGCAAGAGGCACGCTGCTTGCAACCCACACGGATGGAGTGGGAACAAAGGTAATGATTGCACAGATGATGAAAAAATATGATACGGTTGGAATCGACTGCATAGCAATGAATGTAAATGACATAATATGTACAGGTGCAGTTCCAATATCCTTTGTAGATTACATCGCAGCAAACAGAAATGACCAAAAAATATTCAACCAAATAGTTCGTGGACTGGTAAATGGTGCAAAGGAGGCCCAGGTACCCATCGTTGGAGGAGAGACTGCAATACTTCCGGATTTGATAGCAGGGAAAAATTTCTCGTTTGATCTTGCAGGAATGGTTGTAGGAATTCTCAAAAAAAATGAGATGATTCTAGGAGACAAGATAAAAACAGGAGATTCAATCATTGGAATAAACAGTAGTGGCCTGCACTCAAACGGATACTCGCTTGCACGCAAGGCACTTTTTTCAAAATATTCCATACGAGATAAAATAAAGGGCGTCGGAGTTTTGGGAGATGCACTTCTTGCACCGACTGAAATCTATGTCAAGCCAGTCTTGCAGTCAATAAAGGAATGCAAGATTCACGGCCTTGCCCACATAACAGGCGGTGCATTTACCAAACTTTTGAGGCTAAAAAAGACAGGATTTCTTCTTGACAGCCTGCCAGAGGTGCCACAGATATTTCAGCAAATTCAGAACCAGGGCGTAAAAAGAGAAGAGATGTACAAGACGTTTAACATGGGAATAGGATTCTGCCTTGTGACTCCAAGTGACGAGGTAGAAAAGATTATCAAGGTATTCAAGAAACACGGATTTGCAGGCAGTCAGATTGGAAAAATCACAGACAAAAAGGGCGTCTACATTGACAAGCTCAAAATAGCATAA
- a CDS encoding elongator complex protein 3: MQKSEVTFEGACKEICTSLLAIPIPTDKDVKKEVKRICIKYSLERIPRNYEILASVTGIDYIKLQKALVRKPVKTASGVAVIALMPKPYACPHGRCSYCPGGIEYNSPNSYTGREPSTQNAIANSYDPKKQILDKLEHLIAYGHDSTKLELVIVGGTFLFMQKNYQVNFIKSCYDALNGFDSPDLESAKKNNEKANFRNVGFTIETKPDYCKKEHVDWMLDYGVTRVEIGVQSLHEKVYEIVNRGHTYKDVTESFQISKDAGYKIVAHMMPGLPSMTPEQDIADFKKLFSDPHLRPDMLKIYPTLVLEDTPLYAEYKQGNFTPYSDDEMVRVLTEIKKIIPRWARIMRVQREISSDQIIAGPKLGNLRQIVQQNLRKQNISCKCIRCREAGLSEGTAINMDDIKMQRENYDSSGGNEVFLSYDDSSDKIFGFLRLRKPSTMAHRSEVTQNTCIVRELHVYGKSLKLGEREHDSIQHLGLGKNLMNEAEKISVEEFDSKRLLVISAVGTREYYRKIGYTQLGPYMSKDLR; the protein is encoded by the coding sequence GTGCAAAAATCTGAAGTGACATTTGAAGGAGCATGCAAAGAAATTTGCACCAGCCTTCTTGCAATTCCAATTCCTACTGACAAGGACGTAAAAAAAGAAGTCAAGCGAATTTGCATAAAATATTCCCTGGAAAGAATCCCAAGGAATTATGAGATACTTGCATCAGTCACAGGGATAGACTATATCAAGCTGCAAAAGGCGCTAGTGAGAAAGCCAGTCAAGACAGCATCCGGTGTTGCAGTAATTGCTCTCATGCCAAAACCCTATGCATGCCCGCATGGAAGATGCAGTTATTGCCCAGGCGGAATAGAATACAACTCCCCTAATAGTTACACAGGAAGGGAACCGTCTACACAAAATGCAATTGCAAACAGTTATGATCCAAAAAAGCAGATTCTTGACAAACTAGAGCACCTGATTGCATATGGACATGATTCCACAAAACTGGAGCTGGTCATAGTTGGTGGAACGTTTCTTTTCATGCAAAAAAATTACCAAGTTAATTTTATAAAATCATGCTATGACGCATTAAACGGATTTGATTCACCTGATTTAGAGTCTGCCAAGAAGAACAATGAAAAGGCAAATTTCAGAAATGTCGGATTTACAATAGAGACCAAGCCAGACTATTGTAAAAAAGAACACGTTGACTGGATGCTAGATTACGGAGTTACACGAGTTGAGATTGGCGTACAGAGTCTCCATGAAAAAGTATACGAGATTGTAAACAGGGGACATACATACAAGGATGTTACAGAGTCGTTTCAGATATCAAAGGATGCAGGATATAAAATTGTGGCACATATGATGCCTGGCCTTCCATCCATGACCCCCGAGCAAGATATCGCTGATTTCAAAAAACTGTTTTCAGATCCTCATCTAAGGCCCGACATGCTCAAGATATATCCAACACTAGTGCTGGAGGACACCCCCCTTTATGCAGAATACAAACAAGGAAACTTTACTCCCTATTCTGATGACGAAATGGTTAGAGTACTCACAGAGATAAAAAAAATAATTCCAAGATGGGCAAGAATAATGAGAGTTCAGAGAGAAATTTCATCAGACCAGATAATTGCAGGACCAAAGCTTGGAAACCTAAGACAGATAGTGCAACAAAACCTAAGGAAGCAAAATATATCCTGCAAGTGTATCAGGTGCAGAGAGGCAGGACTCTCAGAGGGTACAGCAATAAACATGGATGACATCAAAATGCAGAGGGAAAATTATGACTCGTCAGGGGGCAATGAGGTCTTTTTGTCATATGATGATTCCAGTGATAAAATATTTGGATTTTTGAGACTGCGAAAGCCAAGTACAATGGCACATAGAAGCGAGGTCACACAAAATACATGCATCGTACGAGAGCTCCATGTTTATGGAAAATCGTTAAAGCTTGGAGAAAGGGAACATGACAGCATACAGCACCTAGGCCTTGGAAAGAACCTGATGAACGAGGCAGAAAAGATTTCAGTAGAAGAGTTTGATTCCAAAAGACTGTTAGTGATTAGCGCAGTAGGCACAAGGGAATACTATAGAAAGATTGGTTACACCCAGCTTGGACCATACATGTCAAAGGATTTGAGATAA
- the lysS gene encoding lysine--tRNA ligase, whose translation MEEEQQIIGRGTWIDKLADELLQREKSLGRKTDLIRVESGLGASGIPHIGSLGDAVRAYGVKLALENFGYKSELIAYSDDLDGLRKIPEGLPESLKEHIGKPVSFIPDPFGCHDSYGLHMSSILLDGLDKLGIKYKFQRGVDTYKNGLLKDQIHTILINSKKIGEKIAEMVGQEKYQEVVPYFPVCASCGRLYTAIAYEYLADEKKIRYKCSDTTIGSKPLKGCGHEGIADITKDLGKLPWKVEFAARWNAFDIRFEAYGKDIMDSVKVNDWVSENILNFPAPTHVKYEMFLDKGGKKISKSLGNVLTSQAWLRYGTPKTILLLLYKRITGAREVGIDDIPALMDEYNELENIYFGKIKLDNETKVVRSKGLYEYVNLLNPPKVQKPYVNYRLLIQLCKIFRENRIPLVTKKLLEYGTIKESSSEVDEIITLAGNYADDYDIPTKVEIEMDDVSRQVLGNLVSILSSDQEPADLQNTIYQIAKDKGMQPKDLFKMLYQIILASDRGPKIGPLIIDIGRKKIASSISEYL comes from the coding sequence ATGGAAGAAGAGCAGCAGATAATCGGCAGGGGCACATGGATAGACAAGCTTGCAGACGAGTTGCTGCAAAGAGAAAAGTCACTTGGAAGAAAGACAGATCTAATCAGAGTTGAGAGCGGCCTTGGTGCATCAGGGATACCACACATTGGAAGCCTGGGCGATGCAGTAAGGGCATATGGTGTAAAGCTTGCACTTGAAAACTTTGGCTACAAATCAGAGCTGATTGCATATTCTGACGACCTTGACGGCCTCCGCAAAATTCCAGAAGGATTGCCAGAATCCCTAAAAGAGCATATTGGAAAACCAGTCTCGTTTATTCCAGACCCGTTTGGATGCCATGACTCGTACGGGTTGCACATGAGCAGCATTTTGCTTGATGGTCTTGACAAGCTTGGAATCAAGTACAAGTTTCAGCGCGGTGTTGATACATACAAAAACGGATTGCTAAAAGACCAGATTCATACAATTTTGATAAACAGTAAAAAAATTGGAGAAAAAATTGCCGAGATGGTGGGCCAGGAAAAATATCAGGAGGTGGTGCCATATTTTCCAGTCTGTGCAAGCTGCGGGAGGCTGTACACTGCAATTGCATACGAATACCTCGCAGATGAAAAAAAGATCAGGTACAAATGTTCTGACACAACAATTGGTTCAAAACCATTGAAGGGATGCGGCCATGAAGGCATTGCAGACATTACAAAAGACTTGGGCAAGCTGCCATGGAAGGTAGAATTTGCAGCAAGATGGAATGCATTTGACATCAGGTTTGAAGCATATGGAAAAGACATCATGGATTCAGTCAAGGTAAACGATTGGGTCTCTGAAAATATCCTAAACTTTCCAGCACCAACCCATGTAAAATACGAAATGTTTCTTGACAAAGGTGGAAAAAAAATATCAAAGTCACTTGGAAATGTTCTGACGTCACAGGCCTGGCTTCGATATGGAACCCCAAAGACAATCCTACTCTTGCTCTACAAGAGAATAACAGGCGCTCGTGAAGTGGGAATTGATGACATACCTGCACTGATGGACGAATACAATGAACTTGAGAATATTTATTTTGGAAAAATAAAACTGGACAATGAGACCAAGGTGGTAAGATCAAAGGGACTGTATGAATATGTCAACTTGCTAAATCCACCAAAAGTGCAAAAGCCATATGTCAATTATCGATTACTCATCCAGCTCTGCAAAATATTTAGAGAAAACAGAATACCTCTTGTCACAAAAAAACTGCTCGAATATGGTACCATAAAAGAATCAAGCTCAGAGGTAGATGAAATCATCACACTTGCAGGAAACTATGCAGACGATTATGACATTCCAACAAAGGTTGAGATTGAAATGGATGATGTTTCGCGACAAGTACTTGGCAACCTTGTAAGCATTTTATCGTCAGACCAGGAACCCGCAGACCTACAAAACACCATTTACCAGATTGCAAAAGACAAGGGAATGCAGCCAAAGGACTTGTTCAAGATGCTATACCAAATCATACTTGCATCAGACAGGGGTCCAAAGATCGGGCCTCTAATAATTGACATTGGAAGAAAGAAGATAGCATCTTCAATCTCAGAGTACTTGTAA
- a CDS encoding coiled-coil domain-containing protein, which produces MGLFGRAKKEHVGDSKQDEAASSPREEPTSPEITDLKKEIENTAMMLESYTHELEKAKTLLDAVSLEAKTVQEEVESAREEIKSTKAEQNSILDQIKSANAELEMVRSQYSKTEAESIRQQINSAQEELSRINYEKESALTELESIKSNIISARQDLEKITSSRENEEREIESLKTQHETKKKEISLSKKELEFIETELATVGRASDTKKIVEAAGAVAASINAKYEAAKKELEIVKVALARTKEELESTKKELEFLKDKTDVKNVT; this is translated from the coding sequence ATGGGACTTTTTGGGCGTGCAAAAAAAGAACATGTAGGCGACAGCAAGCAAGACGAGGCGGCATCATCTCCAAGAGAAGAGCCTACGTCGCCTGAAATTACAGACCTCAAAAAAGAGATAGAAAACACAGCAATGATGCTAGAATCTTATACTCACGAGTTAGAAAAGGCAAAGACGTTACTTGATGCAGTATCTCTAGAGGCAAAGACGGTACAAGAGGAAGTAGAATCCGCAAGAGAAGAGATCAAGTCAACAAAGGCAGAACAAAATTCCATACTAGACCAGATAAAATCTGCAAACGCGGAACTTGAGATGGTAAGATCACAGTATTCCAAGACCGAGGCAGAAAGCATAAGACAGCAAATAAACAGTGCACAAGAAGAGCTGTCAAGGATAAATTATGAAAAAGAGTCTGCACTGACAGAACTTGAATCAATCAAGTCCAACATAATCTCTGCAAGACAAGACTTGGAGAAAATAACATCATCAAGAGAAAATGAAGAGCGAGAGATTGAATCATTAAAGACGCAGCATGAAACAAAGAAAAAAGAGATCTCGCTATCCAAAAAAGAATTGGAATTCATTGAGACAGAGCTTGCAACAGTTGGAAGAGCAAGCGATACCAAGAAAATTGTAGAGGCAGCAGGTGCTGTTGCCGCATCAATAAATGCAAAATATGAAGCTGCCAAAAAAGAATTAGAGATAGTAAAAGTGGCATTGGCAAGAACAAAGGAGGAGTTGGAGAGCACCAAAAAGGAACTTGAATTCCTAAAGGACAAGACAGATGTAAAAAATGTCACGTGA
- a CDS encoding Lrp/AsnC ligand binding domain-containing protein: MNEAFVLLNVDYKQQQNIIDAVKKIPILKAVKTIYGIYDVLVVLESNNMQEIKTAIDVDLHKIDGINNITTLVAVN; encoded by the coding sequence GTGAATGAGGCATTTGTCTTACTAAATGTCGATTATAAACAGCAGCAAAACATAATCGATGCGGTAAAGAAAATCCCGATATTAAAGGCAGTAAAGACAATTTATGGAATATACGATGTTTTAGTGGTTTTAGAGTCAAACAATATGCAAGAGATCAAGACAGCAATAGATGTAGATTTACACAAAATTGACGGGATAAATAACATCACCACACTTGTTGCCGTAAACTAG
- a CDS encoding NAD(P)/FAD-dependent oxidoreductase, giving the protein MAQEYEVIIIGGGPAGLSAGIFTARQKVSCLLISKDLGGQLNLIPKLENYPGTIMSSGPLLARTLENQFLMFGGEMVYDTVEHVEETESGLSVKTTRSEYKTKALVLAPGKVPNNLGVENESSFVNKGVHYCTKCDAPFYQGRTTAVIGVGAYLLESGILLSRMASKIYLIYKGGALGGDKEMIASIEKKENIELVPQSSVKALSGANSLQSITIVNNSGQEKVVNVDGLFIEMGSKINLDFIKHLVIINTRNEIEITPDGKTSHPAIFAAGDATSIPYKQIVAACSGGATAGLSAFNYVEKLKGKPGIRADWKKTIGDTVFHY; this is encoded by the coding sequence ATGGCTCAAGAGTACGAGGTAATCATAATAGGAGGAGGACCTGCAGGACTCTCGGCAGGAATATTTACTGCAAGACAAAAGGTCTCATGTCTTTTAATTTCAAAGGACCTCGGTGGACAGCTAAACCTAATCCCAAAGCTAGAGAATTATCCAGGAACAATAATGTCAAGCGGGCCACTTTTGGCAAGGACACTTGAAAATCAGTTTTTAATGTTTGGAGGAGAGATGGTCTACGATACAGTAGAGCATGTAGAGGAGACAGAATCAGGCCTCAGTGTCAAAACAACGCGTTCAGAATACAAGACAAAGGCTCTTGTTCTTGCACCAGGAAAGGTACCAAACAATCTCGGTGTGGAAAACGAATCCAGTTTTGTAAACAAGGGAGTGCACTATTGCACCAAGTGTGATGCGCCATTTTACCAGGGCAGGACAACTGCAGTGATTGGTGTTGGTGCATATCTTTTAGAGTCCGGCATCTTGCTTTCAAGAATGGCATCAAAGATTTACTTGATCTACAAAGGTGGTGCATTGGGCGGAGATAAGGAAATGATTGCATCAATTGAAAAAAAAGAAAATATTGAGCTTGTCCCCCAGTCTTCTGTCAAGGCACTCTCTGGTGCAAACAGTCTCCAATCAATCACAATAGTAAATAATTCAGGGCAGGAAAAAGTCGTCAACGTCGACGGGCTTTTCATAGAGATGGGTTCCAAGATCAACCTGGATTTTATAAAACACCTAGTCATAATTAACACCAGAAATGAGATCGAGATCACGCCGGATGGCAAGACATCACACCCTGCAATATTTGCAGCAGGAGATGCTACGAGCATACCATACAAACAGATTGTAGCAGCATGCTCGGGCGGTGCAACTGCCGGCCTTTCTGCTTTCAATTATGTAGAAAAACTAAAGGGCAAGCCTGGAATTAGGGCAGACTGGAAAAAGACCATTGGCGATACAGTATTTCATTATTGA
- a CDS encoding MFS transporter: MSVSRSSDSISEKISPSAWKTLAILSLIATMVMYAETMLVPAIPDLIKDFHISYGMSSWILTAYLIAGAIMTPITGKLSDIYGRKKMLLVIMGVYAVGVSLGGFVTDIYQMLAIRILQGIGMSMFPIAFGIIRESFPRSKLAIGQGVITSMFATGAVIGLIAGGHLIQTYGWNATFFSIIPVVIFLLAVIARFIHVDESHVPTGHEKNNTKNKIDIQGAITLTISLSAFLMALTMLENGDTSNLFSVLGLVIIGLVYMVLFAIIERRSNSPLVSMKILANKIILPSNIMIMIVGMSMFMVFQTIPVLVRSPSPLGFGENSLVTSNVQLPFALVLLIFGPTSGFIVSKLGSTKPIIVGSIISTIGFADLYLNHSTELLVSINLAILSTGLSLTNVGAMNVIMLATPKQDMGVSLGMSTLIRIVGASLGPAMAAMYMQTHKTTLAGISGAFPTADSYNLIFLTATLISGLSIGMAIVLKRQLGKSSITN, from the coding sequence TTGAGCGTTTCAAGATCAAGCGATAGCATATCTGAAAAAATTTCTCCGTCTGCATGGAAGACACTTGCAATTCTTAGCCTGATTGCCACCATGGTCATGTATGCAGAAACAATGCTCGTTCCAGCAATTCCTGACTTGATAAAAGATTTTCACATATCATACGGAATGTCATCATGGATTCTTACTGCATACTTGATTGCAGGTGCAATCATGACTCCGATTACTGGAAAACTCTCCGACATCTATGGGCGAAAAAAAATGCTTCTTGTCATAATGGGAGTTTATGCAGTTGGCGTCTCGCTTGGGGGGTTTGTCACAGACATTTACCAAATGCTTGCAATTCGTATACTGCAAGGAATCGGCATGTCGATGTTTCCTATTGCATTTGGCATAATCAGGGAATCATTTCCAAGGAGCAAGCTTGCAATAGGACAGGGAGTGATAACGTCCATGTTTGCAACAGGGGCCGTGATTGGTCTTATTGCAGGGGGACACTTGATACAAACCTATGGCTGGAATGCGACATTTTTCTCAATAATACCTGTGGTAATTTTTCTACTGGCGGTAATTGCGCGCTTTATACACGTGGACGAGTCACACGTTCCAACAGGACATGAAAAAAATAACACTAAAAATAAAATAGACATCCAGGGCGCAATCACGCTGACTATATCACTCAGTGCATTTTTGATGGCATTGACTATGCTGGAAAATGGTGACACGTCAAACTTGTTTTCAGTACTGGGTCTTGTAATAATTGGTCTTGTCTATATGGTGCTATTTGCAATAATTGAGAGAAGGTCAAACTCTCCTCTTGTCAGCATGAAGATTCTTGCAAACAAGATAATCTTGCCATCAAATATCATGATAATGATTGTTGGCATGTCAATGTTCATGGTATTTCAGACAATTCCTGTTCTTGTTCGCAGTCCGTCGCCACTGGGATTTGGAGAAAACTCTCTGGTTACAAGCAATGTCCAACTTCCATTTGCGCTTGTATTGTTAATCTTTGGACCAACATCTGGATTTATTGTATCCAAGCTTGGCTCTACAAAACCAATCATTGTGGGAAGCATAATCAGTACCATTGGGTTTGCAGATCTGTATCTTAACCACTCGACAGAACTGTTAGTTTCTATCAACCTTGCAATCTTGTCAACTGGACTGTCCCTTACAAATGTGGGTGCAATGAATGTGATAATGCTTGCAACACCAAAACAAGACATGGGCGTATCACTTGGAATGAGTACGTTGATAAGAATAGTCGGTGCCTCCTTGGGTCCTGCAATGGCTGCCATGTACATGCAGACTCACAAGACAACACTTGCAGGAATATCGGGAGCATTTCCTACTGCAGATTCGTACAATCTCATATTTTTAACTGCCACTCTGATATCCGGTCTGTCAATAGGGATGGCAATTGTCTTAAAACGGCAACTTGGCAAGTCTTCTATTACAAACTGA